In Xiphophorus couchianus chromosome 24, X_couchianus-1.0, whole genome shotgun sequence, a single genomic region encodes these proteins:
- the LOC114140321 gene encoding N-acetyltransferase family 8 member 3 — MSLFHDGILEHVYPAFFKAISNPDHVGIALSISMAGYVLGGSSYFQALLFGTLWAGFIYYCCHDIYDSYMMGRLNTDMADIQASYLEIPDNGFWVAEADINGQVKVVGMVAVMGQRGVEEGERFDDLNGGVSGTEFAQDAGDRSYARMTHVVVAFAWRRRNLGSQLTRKALDFCKDRGFSRFVMALSSPQTSAISMCQKLGFVQTSSYHNTHANPWFSKLARINVIEMEKLI, encoded by the coding sequence ATGTCACTCTTTCACGATGGGATACTTGAACATGTTTACCCAGCGTTTTTCAAGGCAATAAGCAATCCAGACCATGTCGGGATTGCTCTCAGTATTTCCATGGCTGGCTACGTCCTTGGAGGTAGCTCCTATTTCCAAGCATTGCTCTTTGGGACCCTTTGGGCTGGCTTTATTTATTACTGCTGCCATGACATCTACGATAGCTACATGATGGGGAGGCTAAACACAGACATGGCCGACATTCAAGCAAGCTACCTGGAAATCCCAGACAATGGCTTTTGGGTGGCAGAGGCAGACATCAACGGTCAGGTCAAGGTGGTGGGAATGGTGGCGGTGATGGGTCAAAGGGGGGTGGAAGAAGGGGAAAGGTTTGACGACTTGAACGGTGGAGTGAGCGGCACAGAGTTTGCTCAAGACGCAGGAGACAGAAGTTACGCCCGGATGACTCATGTGGTCGTGGCATTCGCATGGCGCCGCAGAAACCTGGGCTCGCAGCTCACACGGAAGGCTCTGGATTTCTGCAAGGATCGAGGCTTCTCCCGCTTCGTTATGGCTCTTAGCTCGCCACAGACCTCGGCCATTTCTATGTGTCAAAAACTAGGCTTTGTTCAAACGTCATCCTACCATAACACCCATGCTAATCCCTGGTTCTCCAAATTAGCAAGAATAAATGTGATTGAAATGGAGAagttaatttaa